From Penaeus monodon isolate SGIC_2016 chromosome 6, NSTDA_Pmon_1, whole genome shotgun sequence, the proteins below share one genomic window:
- the LOC119574097 gene encoding uncharacterized protein LOC119574097 has protein sequence LSKQNTYVLQNGRGGSKHPERRAESDLGGYKSSSINNSINSNRSVENLEYSRVADDISPIPETEEDVSESHYAEICDYGQRARRQPFARGHPPLSLPNLSFTLEEENHVPSDASGRLSATFSESRSRKFSSASGDYKENIPAERERRLHHPRQRRRRQPRRADELDQGGRRDMIERRTRPTKCTSFEWW, from the coding sequence CTCTCCAAGCAGAACACGTACGTGCTGCAGAACGGGCGGGGCGGGTCCAAGCACCCCGAGCGGCGGGCCGAGAGCGACCTGGGCGGCTACAAGAGCAGCAgcatcaacaacagcatcaacagcAACAGGTCGGTGGAGAACCTGGAGTACTCGCGCGTGGCCGACGACATCAGCCCGATCCCCGAGACGGAGGAGGACGTCTCCGAGAGCCACTACGCCGAGATCTGCGACTACGGGCAGCGGGCCCGGAGGCAGCCCTTCGCCAGAGGCCACCCTCCACTCAGCCTCCCCAACCTCAGCTTCACGCTCGAGGAGGAGAACCACGTCCCGAGTGACGCCTCGGGCAGGCTGAGCGCGACATTCAGCGAGTCGAGGAGCAGGAAGTTCTCGAGCGCGAGCGGAGACTACAAGGAGAACATTCCCGCCGAGCGAGAGCGGCGTCTCCACCATCCACGTCAACGCCGCCGACGGCAGCCACGGCGAGCAGACGAGCTCGACCAGGGGGGCCGCAGGGACATGATCGAGAGAAGGACAAGGCCAACGAAGTGTACATCATTCGAGTGGTGGTGA